One segment of Anopheles merus strain MAF unplaced genomic scaffold, AmerM5.1 LNR4000539, whole genome shotgun sequence DNA contains the following:
- the LOC121602622 gene encoding myb-like protein D: MNNKDARTSRTQYQQMVDELEKVPDIARGMYKGDQTAFWEEMAEHLNALGPPIRTGATWKRVWFDYKCAVKKKLRVNKASLLATGGGPFQQRPLNDVEERVANLTNLKATIEGNSGRSWGNLNNNYDNNNNNNNNNSNNNNSSNNSSQLLPIGNNEEPNSGSGAPNNGSETPNNEEQNPITAKARQKRSRKRQNTEAVLRQNQQLLNLMKENIEAQKESTAALNRAIVVLENITGMLKEAVERKTN, encoded by the exons at GAATAACAAAGACGCCCGCACATCGCGAACACAGTACCAACAAATGGTAGATGAGTTGGAAAAGGTCCCTGACATCGCCAGAGGGATGTATAAAGGTGACCAGACCGCTTTCTGGGAGGAAATGGCTGAGCACCTTAACGCCCTGGGACCGCCGATAAGAACGGGTGCAACGTGGAAGAGG GTTTGGTTTGATTATAAATGtgcggtgaaaaaaaaactccgtgTGAACAAAGCGTCTTTGTTGGCCACTGGTGGCGGCCCGTTTCAGCAAAGGCCATTAAACGACGTGGAAGAAAGAGTGGCCAATTTGACGAACTTGAAGGCCACCATAGAAGGGAATTCAGGCCGCTCTTGGGGCAATTTAAACAACaactatgacaacaacaacaacaacaacaacaacaacagcaacaacaacaacagcagcaacaacagcagccaaTTGTTGCCAATCGGCAACAACGAGGAGCCAAACAGCGGCAGCGGGGCGCCAAACAACGGCAGCGAGACACCGAACAATGAGGAGCAAAATCCTATAACGGCAAAAGCTCGTCAAAAAAGGAGTCGTAAGCGACAAAACACGGAAGCGGTGTTGCGGCAAAACCAACAGCTTCTTAATCtaatgaaagaaaacattGAAGCTCAAAAAGAGTCCACAGCCGCATTGAATAGGGCAATTGTAGTATTAGAAAATATCACAGGTATGTTAAAAGAGGCTGTAGAACGCAAAACCAATTAG